In a genomic window of Myxococcales bacterium:
- a CDS encoding IPT/TIG domain-containing protein yields the protein MRWVAPLLVLALAASACSAPAGRDGPDAAVPSDGRPALDADVDAGGPGFLVQYADPDHGPFRGNTLTTIRGQGFLPNDEVWIGDRLVLGQRYIDSRRFEVLTPPGDPGDATIEIRRFIGPPTSRAMAFTYDAIAVDPPSGSVAGGTFVTITGFGTDFVDGATVLFDGLPATGVTVQNGQRLTGYAPPGIAGDADILVRTPTDAYAARRAYTYFTTGDPFAGGLSGGPLAGTLNVVVLDQYTKDGIPGAFVAVGDPSTTAYRGTTDALGQITFSGPDLTGPQTVTAWAADHEVGSFHCFDAANLTIWLRTPIPPPDGGPPPIGVEGSRIRGHVMFGDGVGLGSPFWNLVPEPRTPTEKKRIYVTSAASSLTGGPSPPLAPIDYEFDPTRLAWPYEIAARPGALAVVAVAGLYDPALDPDGNGNDGFEPFAVGLARGVLVGPGEDKTGVDIVVNIPLDSALRVQLEDPPALNTPGWRGPTRYQFRGGADLGGEGLVHFGKHGLRLVPGGLAAGELAFPPGTTSLTVAGVPALAQALADGSYAMSVGAYSDGGAPPYSVRVVRGVTSTAAPVVIGDFLPVPRAIDPAPAGVATARHLQLGGEPPAAAVPTFRLHMLSDEIGNPVWRAITCGAMTDVPMPDLSSIGVTYPPPGQIITWVTYAITTPAPYSTFSYRWFGIAYWQAYATDAWTVQFPSP from the coding sequence ATGCGCTGGGTCGCCCCCTTGCTCGTGCTGGCGCTCGCCGCGTCCGCGTGCAGCGCGCCGGCCGGGCGCGACGGCCCCGACGCGGCCGTGCCCAGCGACGGTCGGCCCGCGCTCGACGCCGACGTCGACGCCGGCGGTCCCGGCTTCCTCGTCCAGTACGCCGACCCCGACCACGGCCCGTTCCGCGGCAACACGCTGACGACGATCCGCGGCCAGGGGTTCCTGCCCAACGACGAGGTGTGGATCGGCGACCGGCTGGTGCTCGGCCAGCGCTACATCGACTCGCGCCGGTTCGAGGTGCTGACCCCGCCCGGCGATCCCGGCGACGCCACCATCGAGATCCGCCGGTTCATCGGGCCCCCGACCAGCCGGGCGATGGCGTTCACCTACGACGCGATCGCGGTCGATCCGCCGTCGGGCTCGGTCGCCGGCGGCACGTTCGTCACGATCACCGGGTTCGGCACCGACTTCGTCGACGGCGCGACCGTGCTGTTCGACGGCCTCCCCGCCACCGGCGTGACGGTGCAGAACGGCCAGCGCCTGACCGGCTACGCGCCGCCGGGCATCGCCGGCGACGCCGACATCCTGGTGCGCACGCCGACCGACGCGTACGCGGCCCGCCGCGCGTACACGTACTTCACCACCGGCGATCCGTTCGCCGGCGGCCTGTCGGGCGGCCCGCTGGCCGGCACGCTCAACGTGGTCGTGCTCGACCAGTACACCAAGGACGGCATCCCGGGCGCGTTCGTCGCCGTCGGCGATCCCAGCACCACGGCCTACCGCGGCACCACCGACGCGCTCGGCCAGATCACCTTCAGCGGCCCCGATCTGACCGGGCCCCAGACCGTGACCGCGTGGGCGGCCGATCACGAGGTCGGCTCGTTCCACTGCTTCGACGCCGCCAACCTGACCATCTGGCTGCGCACGCCGATCCCGCCGCCCGACGGCGGCCCGCCGCCGATCGGCGTCGAGGGCTCGCGCATCCGCGGCCACGTCATGTTCGGCGACGGCGTCGGCCTCGGCTCGCCGTTCTGGAACCTGGTGCCCGAGCCGCGCACGCCGACCGAGAAGAAGCGCATCTACGTCACCAGCGCCGCCAGCTCACTGACCGGCGGGCCGTCGCCGCCGCTCGCGCCGATCGACTACGAGTTCGATCCGACCCGGCTGGCCTGGCCGTACGAGATCGCGGCCCGGCCCGGCGCGCTGGCCGTGGTCGCCGTCGCCGGCCTCTACGATCCGGCGCTCGACCCCGACGGCAACGGCAACGACGGCTTCGAGCCGTTCGCGGTCGGGCTCGCGCGCGGCGTGCTGGTCGGCCCCGGCGAGGACAAGACCGGCGTCGACATCGTCGTCAACATCCCGCTCGACAGCGCGCTGCGGGTGCAGCTCGAGGATCCGCCCGCGCTCAACACGCCGGGCTGGCGCGGCCCGACCCGGTACCAGTTCCGCGGCGGCGCCGACCTCGGCGGCGAGGGTCTGGTCCACTTCGGCAAGCACGGCCTGCGGCTGGTGCCCGGCGGGCTCGCCGCCGGCGAGCTCGCGTTCCCGCCCGGCACCACCAGCCTGACCGTCGCCGGCGTCCCGGCCCTGGCCCAGGCCCTCGCCGACGGCTCGTACGCGATGTCGGTCGGCGCGTACTCCGACGGCGGCGCCCCGCCCTACTCGGTGCGGGTCGTCCGCGGCGTCACCAGCACCGCCGCGCCGGTGGTGATCGGCGACTTCCTGCCGGTGCCGCGCGCGATCGATCCCGCGCCCGCCGGCGTCGCCACGGCGCGCCACCTCCAGCTCGGCGGCGAGCCGCCGGCCGCCGCGGTGCCGACCTTCCGGCTGCACATGCTGTCCGACGAGATCGGCAACCCGGTCTGGCGCGCGATCACCTGCGGCGCGATGACCGACGTGCCCATGCCCGACCTGTCGTCGATCGGCGTGACCTACCCGCCGCCGGGCCAGATCATCACCTGGGTGACCTACGCGATCACCACGCCGGCGCCGTACAGCACGTTCAGCTACCGCTGGTTCGGCATCGCGTACTGGCAGGCCTACGCCACCGACGCGTGGACCGTGCAGTTCCCCTCGCCATGA
- a CDS encoding IgGFc-binding protein — protein sequence MTTAAKLALALVLAAVAACSSAKRGPLCVEGIERCEANRLEACNDDGTAWEVRDDCSVEGTLCVLGVGCSPCVPDSLGCAGQDVVRCRPDGSAFDVLATCDGAQQQVCAGGECKDACALAADSRDYEGCEYWAVDLDNAVVATQGAAAAQQFSVVVSNASALDAEVRVEIMCTDLDALDPRTPCTPGQLFTVRGPIHMGPNDLEIIDLDPREVDGASRPEFNDGTGTARSRHAYRVSSSAPIIAYQFNPLENVGVFSNDASLLLPTEALSGKYLVPSWPQTLARTEDSLTNAGIHLRAFLTVVGVDDGTTVAVHLSTAILGGDDLPAAAAGDTITFTLDRFEIVNLETDGFNADFTGTSVEARDGKRVAVFTGSEASDAPRFDTLGTRQCCADHLEEQVFPEDSLGTHFVAVKTPLRSKLVDDAGWDVAIVPDEPEYWRILATTDPTAITTNLPPPNDRFTLGRGASVIIEAERDFLFEATGPVAVIQVPASQQATGIPSTLPDGQRPPGGDPSMIWVPPVEQWRNRYLFLVPNKYAFDFLLVAAPASARLIYDGIAIDDVLTCEREPIGVQVPTGGGPAVEYLAIRCQLAYPMPGGPGLQDDGVHELRTEGGDRFGLIVWGWDSFVSYGYPAGSNVDRINIQ from the coding sequence ATGACCACCGCCGCCAAGCTCGCTCTCGCCCTCGTCCTCGCCGCGGTCGCCGCGTGCTCGTCCGCCAAGCGCGGCCCGCTGTGCGTCGAGGGCATCGAGCGGTGCGAGGCCAACCGGCTCGAGGCCTGCAACGACGACGGCACCGCCTGGGAGGTGCGGGACGACTGCTCGGTCGAGGGCACGCTGTGCGTGCTCGGCGTCGGCTGCAGCCCGTGCGTCCCCGACAGCCTCGGGTGCGCCGGCCAGGACGTGGTCCGGTGCCGCCCCGACGGCTCGGCCTTCGACGTGCTCGCCACCTGCGACGGCGCCCAGCAGCAGGTCTGCGCCGGCGGCGAGTGCAAGGACGCGTGCGCGCTCGCCGCGGACAGCCGTGACTACGAGGGCTGCGAGTACTGGGCGGTCGACCTCGACAACGCCGTGGTCGCGACCCAGGGCGCGGCCGCGGCCCAGCAGTTCTCGGTGGTCGTCTCCAACGCCAGCGCGCTCGACGCCGAGGTCCGGGTCGAGATCATGTGCACCGACCTCGACGCGCTCGATCCGCGCACGCCGTGCACGCCCGGCCAGCTGTTCACGGTCCGCGGCCCGATCCACATGGGCCCCAACGACCTCGAGATCATCGATCTCGATCCGCGCGAGGTCGACGGCGCCAGCCGGCCCGAGTTCAACGACGGCACCGGCACCGCGCGCTCGCGCCACGCCTACCGGGTCAGCTCGTCGGCGCCGATCATCGCCTACCAGTTCAACCCGCTCGAGAACGTCGGCGTGTTCTCGAACGACGCGTCGCTGCTGCTGCCGACCGAGGCGCTCAGCGGCAAGTACCTGGTGCCGTCGTGGCCGCAGACCCTGGCGCGGACCGAGGACTCGCTGACCAACGCCGGCATCCACCTGCGCGCGTTCCTGACCGTGGTCGGCGTCGACGACGGCACCACCGTCGCCGTGCACCTGTCGACCGCGATCCTCGGCGGCGACGACCTGCCCGCGGCCGCGGCCGGCGACACGATCACGTTCACGCTCGACCGGTTCGAGATCGTCAACCTCGAGACCGACGGCTTCAACGCCGACTTCACCGGCACCTCGGTCGAGGCCCGCGACGGTAAGCGGGTCGCGGTGTTCACCGGCAGCGAGGCCTCGGACGCGCCGCGGTTCGACACGCTGGGCACGCGCCAGTGCTGCGCCGATCACCTCGAGGAGCAGGTCTTCCCCGAGGACAGCCTCGGCACCCACTTCGTCGCCGTCAAGACCCCGCTGCGCTCGAAGCTGGTCGACGACGCCGGCTGGGACGTCGCGATCGTCCCCGACGAGCCCGAGTACTGGCGCATCCTCGCGACCACCGATCCGACCGCGATCACGACCAACCTGCCGCCGCCCAACGACCGCTTCACGCTCGGGCGCGGCGCGTCGGTGATCATCGAGGCCGAGCGCGACTTCCTGTTCGAGGCCACCGGCCCGGTCGCGGTGATCCAGGTCCCGGCCAGCCAGCAGGCCACCGGCATCCCGTCGACCCTGCCCGACGGCCAGCGCCCGCCCGGCGGCGACCCGTCGATGATCTGGGTGCCGCCGGTCGAGCAGTGGCGCAACCGCTACCTGTTCCTGGTGCCCAACAAGTACGCGTTCGACTTCCTCCTGGTGGCGGCGCCGGCCAGCGCGCGGCTGATCTACGACGGCATCGCGATCGACGACGTCCTGACCTGCGAGCGCGAGCCGATCGGCGTGCAGGTGCCGACCGGCGGCGGGCCGGCGGTCGAGTACCTGGCGATCCGGTGCCAGCTCGCGTACCCGATGCCGGGCGGGCCCGGGCTCCAGGACGACGGCGTCCACGAGCTCCGGACCGAGGGCGGCGATCGGTTCGGGCTGATCGTCTGGGGCTGGGACAGCTTCGTCAGCTACGGCTATCCCGCCGGCAGCAACGTCGACCGCATCAACATCCAGTAG
- a CDS encoding methionine--tRNA ligase, producing the protein MRHLITSALPYINGVKHLGNLVGSMLPADVYARYLRARGHEVLAICATDEHGTPAELSALEAGLPVDEYCRQMHEVQRGLGERFALAFDHFGRSSSPQNRELTQHFAAQLLAHGFLIERTTKQVYSLDDERWLADRYVTGTCPHCGSTKARGDQCESCTRVLDPADLIEPRSTLSGSTRLELRDSKHLFIDLPKLADEVRAWVDSHEADWPTLTTSIARKWLDEGLQARGITRDLKWGIPVGQPGYEDKVFYVWFDAPIEYLGATKEWADLAPATRDWRSWWYQADDVRYTQFMAKDNIPFHTIIFPATLLGSREPWKQPDYIKGVNWLTFEGGKFSTSSHRGVFMDSALEIQPADVWRYWLMANTPESSDSDFGWAQFAGQVNKDLVGVYGNFVNRIVKFTLSKLGAEVPAGGEPGEREHKLYADLDARIAELGRHLDDVAFRKALQELRAIWTEANTYLADAAPWSAIKTDRDRAACVVRTALNLARVLAILSAPVMPTSSQKILDDLQVPADARAWPTRPMAEELATLPAGHAFVDGGLLFAKIEDTQVAEWSARFAGQPTE; encoded by the coding sequence ATGCGTCACCTGATCACGAGCGCGCTCCCGTACATCAACGGCGTCAAGCACCTGGGCAACCTGGTCGGGTCGATGCTGCCGGCCGACGTGTACGCGCGCTACCTCCGGGCCCGGGGCCACGAGGTGCTCGCGATCTGCGCGACCGACGAGCACGGCACCCCGGCCGAGCTGTCGGCGCTCGAGGCCGGCCTGCCGGTCGACGAGTACTGCCGGCAGATGCACGAGGTCCAGCGGGGGCTCGGCGAGCGGTTCGCGCTGGCGTTCGATCACTTCGGCCGCAGCTCGTCGCCGCAGAACCGCGAGCTGACCCAGCACTTCGCGGCCCAGCTCCTGGCCCACGGCTTCCTGATCGAGCGCACGACCAAGCAGGTCTACTCGCTCGACGACGAGCGCTGGCTGGCCGACCGCTACGTCACCGGCACCTGCCCGCACTGCGGCAGCACCAAGGCCCGCGGCGATCAGTGCGAGTCGTGCACGCGCGTGCTCGATCCCGCCGATCTGATCGAGCCGCGCTCGACCCTGTCGGGCTCGACCCGGCTCGAGCTGCGCGACTCGAAGCACCTGTTCATCGACCTGCCCAAGCTGGCCGACGAGGTCCGGGCCTGGGTCGACAGCCACGAGGCCGACTGGCCGACCTTGACCACGTCGATCGCGCGCAAGTGGCTCGACGAGGGCCTGCAGGCGCGCGGCATCACGCGCGATCTCAAGTGGGGCATCCCGGTCGGCCAGCCCGGGTACGAGGACAAGGTCTTCTACGTCTGGTTCGACGCGCCGATCGAGTACCTCGGCGCCACCAAGGAGTGGGCCGACCTCGCGCCGGCGACGCGCGACTGGCGGTCGTGGTGGTACCAGGCCGACGACGTCCGCTACACGCAGTTCATGGCCAAGGACAACATCCCGTTCCACACGATCATCTTCCCGGCGACGCTCCTGGGTAGCCGCGAGCCGTGGAAGCAGCCCGACTACATCAAGGGCGTCAACTGGCTGACGTTCGAGGGCGGCAAGTTCTCGACCTCGAGCCACCGCGGCGTGTTCATGGACAGCGCGCTCGAGATCCAGCCGGCTGACGTGTGGCGCTACTGGTTGATGGCCAACACGCCCGAGTCGAGCGACTCGGACTTCGGCTGGGCCCAGTTCGCGGGCCAGGTCAACAAGGACCTGGTCGGCGTCTACGGCAACTTCGTCAACCGGATCGTCAAGTTCACGCTGTCGAAGCTGGGCGCCGAGGTCCCGGCCGGCGGCGAGCCCGGCGAGCGCGAGCACAAGCTCTACGCCGACCTCGACGCCCGGATCGCCGAGCTCGGCCGTCACCTCGACGACGTCGCGTTCCGCAAGGCGCTGCAGGAGCTGCGCGCGATCTGGACCGAGGCGAACACCTACCTGGCCGACGCCGCGCCGTGGTCGGCGATCAAGACCGACCGCGATCGCGCGGCGTGCGTGGTCCGGACCGCGCTCAACCTGGCCCGCGTGCTCGCGATCCTGTCGGCGCCGGTGATGCCGACCAGCTCGCAGAAGATCCTCGACGATCTGCAGGTGCCGGCCGACGCGCGGGCCTGGCCGACCCGGCCGATGGCCGAGGAGCTGGCGACCCTGCCGGCCGGCCACGCCTTCGTCGACGGCGGCCTGCTGTTCGCCAAGATCGAGGACACCCAGGTCGCCGAGTGGTCGGCGCGCTTCGCCGGCCAGCCGACCGAGTAG
- a CDS encoding nitronate monooxygenase — translation MTWSSLVAHLRLPVIGSPLFIISNPELVVAQCTAGVIGAFPSLNARPPELLGTWLAQITAALAAHDAAHPDAPAAPFAVNQIVHKSNDRLEHDLALCEQHRVPLVITSLGAREDVNARVHAWGGLVLHDIINVTHAKKALDKGADGLIAVCAGAGGHAGTLSPFALVEEIRRFWSGPLVLAGAIATGRAVLAAQALGADLAYVGSAFIATREANAAAAYKQAIVDGTAGDIVYTNLFTGVHGNYLKASIVAAGLDPDALPVSDPSKMNFGGGAGAKAWKDIWGCGQGIGVIDEVPGAGELVARLRREYDAARATLA, via the coding sequence ATGACGTGGTCCTCGCTCGTCGCGCACCTGCGCCTGCCCGTGATCGGCTCGCCGCTGTTCATCATCTCCAACCCCGAGCTGGTGGTGGCCCAGTGCACCGCCGGCGTGATCGGCGCGTTCCCGTCGCTCAACGCCCGCCCGCCCGAGCTGCTGGGCACCTGGCTGGCCCAGATCACCGCGGCGCTGGCCGCCCACGACGCCGCGCACCCCGACGCGCCGGCGGCGCCGTTCGCGGTCAACCAGATCGTCCACAAGTCCAACGACCGGCTCGAGCACGACCTCGCGCTGTGCGAGCAGCACCGGGTGCCGCTGGTGATCACGTCCTTGGGCGCGCGCGAGGACGTCAACGCGCGGGTCCACGCCTGGGGCGGCCTGGTGCTGCACGACATCATCAACGTCACCCACGCCAAGAAGGCGCTCGACAAGGGCGCCGACGGGCTGATCGCGGTGTGCGCCGGCGCCGGCGGCCACGCCGGCACGCTGTCGCCGTTCGCGCTGGTCGAGGAGATCCGCCGGTTCTGGTCGGGGCCGCTGGTGCTGGCCGGCGCGATCGCCACCGGGCGCGCGGTGCTGGCGGCCCAGGCGCTGGGCGCCGATCTGGCGTACGTCGGCTCGGCGTTCATCGCCACGCGCGAGGCCAACGCCGCCGCGGCCTACAAGCAGGCGATCGTCGACGGCACCGCCGGCGACATCGTCTACACCAACCTGTTCACCGGCGTGCACGGCAACTACCTCAAGGCCTCGATCGTCGCGGCCGGGCTCGACCCCGACGCGCTGCCGGTCAGCGACCCGTCGAAGATGAACTTCGGCGGCGGCGCCGGCGCCAAGGCGTGGAAGGACATCTGGGGCTGCGGCCAGGGCATCGGCGTGATCGACGAGGTGCCCGGCGCCGGCGAGCTGGTCGCGCGGCTGCGGCGCGAGTACGACGCCGCGCGGGCCACGCTCGCCTGA
- a CDS encoding HAMP domain-containing protein — MTTRLATATALLVVTIVAVVVWQWTAAERQLVRDQKRAEARALAMAMADLLMNELDDENWSQVRVSTELLLVNNPDVVYVIVHDHRRDDRVVAAAPNDLDGQFVPDVVPLAITRSATAATAARTEETWLLRDVKVGAGVRAGRGERIAEVATPVGTASGKTVGALRVGVSLAAVDRAVAAAVRKALLIGALALLLGVAGAIVLARRLARPVRLLAADAAKIAAGDLAHRARVTRADEIGQLADGFNDMARALEGSFGRLRKTLTSFERFVPRKFLAVIAPEGIENIQVGTSATRTVAVLFSDIRGFTKLSEGMPAVKLYAMLNDYLERMGKAIDEAGGFVDKYIGDAIMALFDDEHTDGLLDAILGMSRELAGFNADRAAAGLPPIASGIGAHGGEVVMGTIGFASKIESTVIGDAVNVASRVEGLTKDHGVAVLITDAVVARLRDPGKYRLRKLASGVALRGRVDPVDLYTVDG, encoded by the coding sequence CTGACCACGCGCCTGGCGACCGCCACCGCGCTCCTGGTGGTGACGATCGTCGCGGTGGTCGTCTGGCAGTGGACCGCGGCCGAGCGCCAGCTCGTGCGCGACCAGAAGCGGGCCGAGGCCCGGGCGCTGGCCATGGCGATGGCCGACCTGCTGATGAACGAGCTCGACGACGAGAACTGGAGCCAGGTGCGGGTCTCGACCGAGCTGTTGCTGGTCAACAACCCCGACGTGGTCTACGTGATCGTCCACGACCACCGCCGCGACGACCGCGTGGTCGCGGCGGCCCCGAACGATCTCGACGGGCAGTTCGTGCCCGACGTCGTGCCGCTGGCGATCACCCGCAGCGCGACCGCCGCGACCGCGGCGCGCACCGAGGAGACCTGGCTCCTGCGCGACGTCAAGGTCGGCGCCGGGGTCCGGGCTGGCCGCGGCGAGCGCATCGCCGAGGTCGCGACCCCGGTCGGCACCGCGTCCGGCAAGACCGTCGGCGCGCTCCGGGTCGGGGTGTCCCTGGCCGCGGTCGATCGCGCGGTCGCGGCGGCGGTGCGCAAGGCGCTGCTGATCGGCGCGCTGGCGCTGCTGCTGGGCGTGGCCGGCGCGATCGTGCTGGCGCGGCGGCTGGCGCGGCCGGTGCGGCTCCTGGCCGCCGACGCCGCCAAGATCGCCGCCGGCGATCTCGCGCACCGCGCCCGGGTCACGCGCGCCGACGAGATCGGCCAGCTCGCCGACGGCTTCAACGACATGGCCCGGGCGCTCGAGGGCTCGTTCGGTCGGCTGCGCAAGACCTTGACCTCGTTCGAGCGGTTCGTGCCGCGCAAGTTCCTGGCGGTGATCGCGCCCGAGGGCATCGAGAACATCCAGGTCGGCACCAGCGCGACCCGCACCGTCGCGGTCCTGTTCTCGGACATCCGCGGCTTCACCAAGCTGTCCGAGGGCATGCCGGCGGTGAAGCTCTACGCGATGCTCAACGACTACCTCGAGCGCATGGGCAAGGCGATCGATGAGGCCGGCGGCTTCGTCGACAAGTACATCGGCGACGCGATCATGGCGCTGTTCGACGACGAGCACACCGACGGGCTGCTCGACGCGATCCTCGGCATGAGCCGCGAGCTGGCCGGGTTCAACGCCGATCGCGCCGCCGCCGGCCTGCCGCCGATCGCCAGCGGCATCGGCGCCCACGGCGGCGAGGTCGTGATGGGCACGATCGGCTTCGCGTCGAAGATCGAGTCGACCGTGATCGGCGACGCCGTCAACGTGGCGTCGCGGGTCGAGGGCCTGACCAAGGACCACGGCGTCGCGGTGCTGATCACCGACGCGGTCGTCGCGCGCCTGCGCGACCCCGGCAAGTACCGCCTGCGCAAGCTCGCCTCGGGCGTGGCCCTGCGCGGCCGGGTCGATCCGGTCGACCTGTACACCGTCGACGGCTGA
- a CDS encoding molybdopterin-dependent oxidoreductase, which produces MRGPVWAVIVGACAACGAGPSTAELERLRAEAAAANAAEVAAHADEVAAEPGRTLTITGQLDGPGATLDWAALEAAADAHVRTVNPQNPTERTRVVDFRGLLVRDLLDRYRASAAAGEITFVSIDGFRSSVDVAGLRGYRVLLAIAADAQPITRASGGPIFLVFPHTETPATVALYPDRYWSFYVTHLIVGTEPARLRVGDRVFDGAALAALPAATLDGPVGWKVHWPSTPVHLRGVRVLDVVRAAGVTLPAGGRVIVRGKASIHRDPADPLVLAVDDLERCGFVLATHWGADDAAISARLGGPVALAVPPACAATYGDRYWIPFVEELAVVAGGGP; this is translated from the coding sequence ATGCGAGGCCCCGTCTGGGCGGTGATCGTCGGCGCCTGCGCCGCGTGCGGGGCCGGGCCGTCGACCGCCGAGCTCGAGCGCCTGCGCGCCGAGGCCGCCGCCGCCAACGCCGCCGAGGTCGCGGCCCACGCCGACGAGGTCGCGGCCGAGCCCGGGCGCACGCTGACGATCACCGGTCAGCTCGACGGGCCCGGGGCGACGCTCGACTGGGCCGCGCTCGAGGCCGCGGCCGACGCCCACGTCCGGACCGTCAACCCGCAGAACCCGACCGAGCGCACGCGCGTGGTCGACTTCCGGGGCCTGCTGGTGCGCGACCTGCTCGATCGCTACCGCGCCAGCGCCGCCGCCGGCGAGATCACGTTCGTCTCGATCGACGGCTTCCGGTCGTCGGTCGACGTCGCCGGCCTGCGCGGCTACCGCGTGCTGCTGGCGATCGCCGCCGACGCGCAGCCGATCACCCGCGCGTCGGGCGGCCCGATCTTCCTGGTGTTCCCGCACACCGAGACCCCGGCGACGGTGGCCCTGTACCCCGATCGCTACTGGAGCTTCTACGTCACCCACCTGATCGTCGGCACCGAGCCGGCGCGCCTGCGCGTGGGCGACCGCGTCTTCGACGGCGCGGCGCTGGCGGCGTTGCCGGCGGCGACGCTCGACGGGCCGGTCGGGTGGAAGGTGCACTGGCCGTCGACGCCGGTCCACCTGCGCGGCGTGCGCGTGCTCGACGTCGTCCGCGCGGCTGGGGTCACGCTGCCGGCCGGCGGCCGGGTGATCGTCCGCGGCAAGGCCTCGATCCACCGCGACCCGGCCGATCCGCTGGTGCTCGCGGTCGACGATCTCGAGCGGTGCGGCTTCGTGCTGGCGACCCACTGGGGCGCCGACGACGCCGCGATCTCGGCGCGGCTGGGCGGGCCGGTGGCGCTGGCGGTGCCGCCGGCGTGCGCCGCCACCTATGGTGATCGCTACTGGATCCCGTTCGTCGAGGAGCTCGCCGTGGTCGCGGGCGGTGGGCCGTGA
- a CDS encoding SGNH/GDSL hydrolase family protein has protein sequence MGFARYVAIGDSSTEGLDDPDGAGGYRGWADRLAELIAGPHPDLRYANLAVRGRSAGEIAATQLVPAVAMRPDLATVVAGMNDLFRPRWDAARVAGEVGVMVGALRAVGATVVTFTIPDVSRRMRLGRALTAKTTALNHELRAMADRTGARLLDLASYELAGEPRMWARDRIHGNPEGHARIAAALAHLLELPGATDGLAGALPPLRRRRRELVVEDVTWLARYVAPWAWRRLRGRTTGDGRGPKRPTLTPVRPPAPP, from the coding sequence ATGGGCTTTGCGCGCTACGTCGCGATCGGCGACAGCAGCACCGAGGGGCTCGACGATCCCGACGGCGCCGGCGGCTACCGCGGCTGGGCCGATCGCCTCGCCGAGCTGATCGCCGGCCCGCACCCGGACCTCCGCTACGCCAACCTGGCGGTGCGCGGCCGCAGCGCCGGCGAGATCGCCGCGACCCAGCTGGTGCCGGCGGTCGCGATGCGCCCCGATCTCGCCACCGTCGTCGCCGGCATGAACGATCTGTTCCGACCCCGCTGGGACGCCGCGCGCGTCGCGGGCGAGGTCGGCGTCATGGTCGGCGCGCTGCGCGCGGTCGGCGCGACGGTCGTGACGTTCACGATCCCCGACGTGTCGCGCCGCATGCGCCTCGGGCGCGCCCTGACCGCCAAGACCACCGCGCTCAACCACGAGCTGCGCGCGATGGCCGACCGCACCGGCGCGCGGCTGCTCGATCTCGCGTCGTACGAGCTGGCCGGCGAGCCGCGCATGTGGGCCCGCGATCGCATCCACGGCAACCCGGAGGGCCACGCCCGCATCGCGGCCGCGCTCGCCCACCTGCTCGAGCTGCCCGGCGCGACCGACGGCCTCGCCGGCGCGCTGCCGCCGCTGCGCCGCCGCCGCCGCGAGCTGGTCGTCGAGGACGTCACCTGGCTCGCCCGCTACGTCGCGCCCTGGGCCTGGCGCCGGCTGCGCGGCCGCACCACCGGCGACGGCCGCGGCCCCAAGCGCCCGACGCTGACGCCGGTGCGCCCGCCCGCGCCGCCCTGA